The window TCGGCCTTGACCTTCTTGGCCTTGCCGGTGCCCTCGGGCATCTCGCCCAGCTGCACGTAGGGGCCGAAGCGGCCGGCCTTCACGGTGACGTCGAGGCCGGTCTCGGGATCGGTACCCAGCACCCGGTCCCCGCTGGGGGCGTCGAGCAGTTCGAGCGCCTTGAACACGTCGAGCTCGTCGGGGGCCAGGTCATCGGGGATCGACGCGGTGCGCTCCCCCTGCTTGAGGTACGGGCCGAACTTGCCGGGCTTGATGAGGATGTCCTCACCGTCGGGCGGGGTCAGGCGACCGACCACGTTGATCTCGGCCGGGTCGATCCCGGCAAGACCCTGGTCGACCAGGACCTTCAGCCCCGGCGAGCCCGGCGACACGTCGGCCAGGTCCGAGGTCTGCTCACCGGCCTCGTCGCCGAACCAGAAACGGTTCAGCCACGGCTCGCGCTGGACCTGACCGCTGGCGATGCCGTCCAACTCGTCTTCCATGCGGGCGGTGAAGGCGTAATCGACCAGCTCACCGAAGTGCTCCTCCAACAACCGGACCACCGCGAAGGCGATCCAGGTTGGTCTCTTCGAGTCGTTTGACCAGCGACGCCTCGGTGAAGCGGGCCGGCGGCGAGGTCGAGTGGCCCTTGGCCTCGAGGCCCGGCTTGGGCAGGGTCTGACCGACGGCCAGGACCGGCAGCAGCGTCTCACGGTCATCGAGTGCCGCATCGGGATCATCGGCACCCTCCACATAGGCCCGCAGGTAGCCGGGGAAGGTGATGGAGCGGCCCGACGCCGCGAACTCGGCGTCACGACCGTCGGCGGCCGTGGCCCCGATGCGCACCGACACCGACTGGCCCCGGGCATCCACCATCTGGGAGGCGACGGTGCGCTTCCAGATCAGCTCGTACAACCGCATCTCGTCGCCCCTCAGTTCACCGGCCAACGACTCAGGGGTGCGGAAGCTGTCACCGGCGGGGCGGATGGCCTCGTGGGCCTCCTGCGCGTTCTTGACCTTGCGGTCATAGGTTCGGGGCGCATCGGGCACGTAGTCGGGGCCGTAGAGCTGACGGGCCTGGGCCCGCGCCGCGTTGAGGGCGGTCTCCGACAGCGTGGTGCTGTCGGTTCGCATGTAGGTGATGTAGCCGTTCTGGTAGAGGCTCTGGGCGACGCGCATCACCTGGGCGGCGCTCATGCGCAGCTTGCGCCCACCCTCTTGTTGAAGGGTGGAGGTCATGAACGGGGCCTTGGGCTTGGATGTGAAGGGCTTCTCCTCCACCGACCGCACCGAGAACGATGCGTCGGCCAGGGCGTCGACCAGGCCCCGGGCCGTGGACTCGTCGACCACAACCACGTCGCGGGTGAGGTTGCCGGCGTCGTCGAAGTCCTTACCGGTGGCCAGTCGCCGACCGTCGACAGCGACCAGGGTGGCCGGGAATCCGGGGTCGGTGGGGAAGGAAGCCTCCACGTCCCAGTAGTCGGCGGAGCGGAAGGCGATGCGCTCACGTTCGCGCTCCACCACCAGCCTCACCGCCGGCGTCTGCACCCGTCCCGAGGACAGTCCGCCGCCCACCTTGCGCCACAGGACCTCCGAAACCGGGTAGCCCCACAGGCGGTCGACAATGCGCCGGGTCTCCTGGGCGTCGACCAAGCCCTCGTCGATCTCTCGCCAGTTCTCCACCGCGTGTTCGATGGCGCCGCGGGTGATCTCGTGGAACACCATGCGCTTGACCGGCACCTTGGGCTGAAGCACCTGGAGGAGGTGCCAGCTGATGGCCTCACCCTCGCGATCCTCATCGGTGGCGAGATAGAGCTCGTCGGCCTCCTTGAGCGCCTGTTTGAGCCGCCGGATCACGTCCTTCTTGGAGGCGTGGACCTCGTAGGTGGGCTCGAAGTGGTTCTCCACATCGATGCTCAACCCCTTGGACGGCAGGTCACGGATGTGACCTACCGACGACTCGACGTTGAACTCACCCCCGAGGAACCCCGCGATGGTGCGGGCTTTGGCCGGGGATTCGACGATGACCAGTGGCTTGGGCACGGGCTGAAACTAAGGCCATCACCGCGCCTCGTGTCAACACAACAGATTTCATCCGGTCACCGTTCAGGATCGGACGAGACGCTCGATGGCCTTGGTGGCTTCGGCGACCTTGGCCCGCGCCGCGGCCTCGTCGCCCTGTTGGGCGGCGTTCATCACGCAGTGGTTGACGTGCTCCTCGAGGAGGCCGATGCCCACGCTCTGCAGGGCCTTGGTGACCGCTGAGATCTGGGTGAGGACGTCGATGCAGTAGGTGTCCTCGTCGATCATGCGCTGTATGCCGCGGACCTGCCCCTCTATGCGGCGGAGCCGCTTGAGGTAGTCGTCCTTCTCCATGGTGTAGCCACGGCTCACTTGGTGCCTCCCGGCGAGATGGTGGAGCGGAACCGGCGGAGCCGGAGGCTGTTGGACACCACGAACACACTGGAGAAGGCCATGGCCGCTCCGGCGATCATCGGGTTCAACAACCCGGCTGCAGCCAACGGGATGGCCGCCACGTTGTAGGCGAAGGCCCAGAACAGGTTGCCCTTGATGGTGGCCAGCGTCCGGCGAGAGAGCGCGATGGCGTCGACGGCCACCAGCAGGTCACCGCGAACCAGCGTGAGGTCGGAAGCCTCGATTGCCACGTCGGTGCCGGTGCCCATGGCCAGGCCCAGATCGGCGGTGGCCAGGGCCGCGGCGTCGTTGACCCCGTCACCCACCATGGCCACCACCCGCCCCTCACCCTGGAGGCGGGTGACCTCGCGGACCTTGTCTTCGGGCAGCACCTCGGCGATGACGTCGTCGGGCTCGATGCCTACCTCGGCGGCCACCGCTTCGGCCGCCGCCCGGTTGTCGCCGGTCAGCAGCACCGGTCGCAGCCCCAGCTCACGAAGTCGGCGGATTGCCTCGGCCGAAGTGGGCTTGATGGTGTCCGACACCACCAGCGCTCCCCGCACCGCACCGTCCCAGGCCACGTAGACCACGGTCCGGCCCTCGGCGGTGGCCCGGTCCCGGGCTTCGGCCAGCTCGGCGGGGAGGGCGGCCTGGCCCACCTGTTCGAGCACGAAACGCTCGCGACCGGCGGCCACGCCCCGGCCCTCCACCCCGGCGGTCACGCCCAAGCCCTGGTGGTTGACGAAGTCGTGGGCCGGTGCCAGTTGGTGCCCGGCGTCACGAGCGGCGGCGGCGATGGCCGCGGCGATCGGGTGTTCGGATGCGTCCTCGATGGATCCGGCCACCCGGATGACCACATCGTCGTCCTCGGAGGCGGCGGGGGTCATCGAGACGAGCGCCATGCGCCCCGTGGTGACGGTGCCGGTCTTGTCCAACACGATGGTGTCGACGGCCCGCGTCGACTCCAGCACCTCGGGGCCCTTGATGAGGACTCCGAGTTGTGCTCCCCGGCCGGTACCCACCAGCAGGGCGGTGGGGGTGGCGAGGCCGAGCGCGCAGGGGCAGGCGATGATCAACACCGCCACCGCGGCGGTGAAGGCCTCGGCGGCGGGGGCACCGGTGCCGAGCCAGAAGCCGAGGGTCGCCACCGACAGGGCGATGACCACCGGTACGAACACGGCCGAGACCCGGTCGGCGAGACGCTGGACCTTGGCCTTGCCCGATTGGGCGTCCTGCACCATGCGGGCAATTCGGGCCAGGGCGGTGTCGGCACCAACCCGGGTGGCCTCGACCACCAGGCGACCTCCGGCGTTGACGGTGGCCCCGACCACGTGGTCGCCGACCCCCACCTCGACCGGCACCGGCTCTCCGGTGAGCAGCGAGGTGTCGAGCGCGGAGCGGCCATCGACCACCGTTCCGTCGGTGGCGACCTTCTCGCCGGGGCGCACCACGAACCGGTCGCCGACCACCAGTTGATCGACAGGGATCTGCACCTCCGCTCCGCGGCGCAGGACGGCCACCTCCTTGGCCCCCAACTCCAAAAGGGCCCGCAGGGCGGCACCCGATCGCCGCTTGGCCCGGGCTTCGAACCAGCGCCCGCTGAGGATCAACACGATCACCACCGAGGCGACCTCGAGGTAGATCTCGTGGGCCCCGCTCCCCCGACTGGGGATCAGGTCGAAGCCCATCCGCATGCCCGGGTCGCCGGCGGGGGTGAACAACAGCGCGTACAGCGACCAGCCGAAGGCGGCCAGGGTGCCGACCGATATCAGCGTGTCCATGGTGGCGGCACCGTGACGGAGGTTGACCCAAGCGGCCTTGTGAAACGGCCAACCACCCCAGGCCACCACCGGGGCGGCCAGGGTCAGCGAGATCCACTGCCAGTGGTCGAACTGGAGGGGCGGCACCATGGCCAACAGGAACACCGGCAAGGTGAGTGCACCCGAGATCAGAACCCGCTGACGCAGGTCACGGTCTTCCAACTCGGCGTGGTGGGATTGAGGGTCGGCGGCGACGTCACCGGCCGTCGGGCTGGCTGCACCTCCATGGCCTGGGTGGGTGTGAGCGGCTCCACCCACGGGGGGCGGGGGAGGGATCACCTGGTAGCCGGTGGCCTCCACCTCCCGGGTCAGGTCGTCGATCGAGATGGCCAGGGGGGCGGTGACCCGGGCCAGTTCGGTGGCGTAGTTCACCGAGGCCTCGACACCGTCGAGCTTGTTGAGGCGGCGTTCCACCCGGGCCGCGCAGGACGCGCATGTCATCCCGCCGATCTGGAGGTCGGCCGACCAATAGGTGGGGGTCTCATCGTGTTCGTGGTTGGTTGCAGACCCCGATGTGTTCACGACCCCATCTCCCCGTGGCCTGCCTCGACGGGGTGCTCCACCCCGGCGGGGTGCCGGCCAGTCGGCGACGGGTCGGTACCGACCGGTCCCACCGCCCGCCCCAGGCCGAAGCCGGCCCCGAAGATCATCACCAAAACCACGGCGAACGCGGCGAGGCGAAGCCCCGGCGACACGGCGGTCACCCCTCCGTCGTAGCCAGGTCGAACCCGGCCTCGTCCACTGCCGCCCGTACCGCCTCCACGTCCAGGGGTGAGGCGCTGGTGACGGCCACCGACCCGGCCGCCAGGTCCACCTGAACGCCGGTCACTCCGGCGAGCTTGGAGACCTCCTTGGTCACCGAGTCGACGCAGTGCTGGCAGTTCATCCCGGTTACGGCGTAGCTGGCGGTGGTGGACATGGCTGACTCCTCGGGTGGTCTGATCAACTACCCAAACCCTATACCCCTATGAGGTATATGCCAACCCTGGTTCTCGGAGAGTTCGACCCTCTCAGGGCAAAGCCAAGCGAACGATCTTGCGGACCACCGAGCCGAACTGACGGACCAGGCCGCCGGAGTTGTAGGTCAGTCCGTAGCGCTCGCAGATCTCCCGCACCTCCACCGACATCTCGGCGTAACGGTGGGCCGGCAGGTCGGGGAACAGGTGGTGCTCGATCTGGTAGCTGAGGTTGCCGCTCATCACGTCGAAGATCTGACTGCCCTCGATGTTGGCGGAACCGAGCATCTGACGCAGGTACCACTGGCCGCGGGTCTCGCCCTCGGCTTCCTCCTCGGTGAAGGTGGACACACCGTCGGGGAAGTGACCGCAGAAGATGATGGTGAACGCCCACACGTTGCGAACGAAGTTGGCGGTGAGGTTGGCGCCGAAGGTGAACGGCGCCGATGGGCCGGTGAGGAGTGGGAACAGGACGTAGTCCTTTAGCGACTGCCCCGAGAACTTGCGGCCCACCTCGAGAAGTTGGGAGATGAGGTCGGTCCGGTCCTTGTCGCCCTTCGTGATCTTCTCGACCTCGATCCCGTGCAGCATCACCCCGTACTGGAACAGGGTGGCCAGGGCCGCGGCGTACAGCGGGTTGGCCAGGTTGTGGAGCTTCCACGGCTGTTCGGGCGTCACCCGGATGATGGCGTAACCGACGTCGCGGTCCTTGCCCAAGGCGGTGGTGAAGGTGTGGTGCTCGTAGTTGTGGGTGTGGCGCCACTGCTCGGCCGGGCACGCCGTGTCCCATTCGAAGTGGTTGCCGACCAGTTCGGGGTCACCGAGGAAGTCGTACTGCCCGTGCATGACGTTGTGACCCACCTCCATGTTGTCGAGGATCTTCGACAACGAGAGGGCGACGGTTCCCGCCAGCCACGCCGGCGGCAGGAAGCCAGCGAACAACAGCGCTCGGCCAGCCAATTCCAGGCGTCGCTGGGCACCGACAACACCGTCGATGTAGTCACGGTCACGCTGGCCGAGGTCGCCCACCGTGCGCCGACGAAGGTCGTCGAGCTCAGCGCCGAGAGCCTCGACCTGTTCGGGGGTCAGGTGCTCGGCCGAACGCAGCGGCCGGGGCGAGCGGGCCGCCTGGTTGCGGCTGGCTGGACTCTGCGGGTCCGGCTCGTGGGCTTGGGCGGATGCGACGGGTTCGGCGTTCGATTCCCGCGGGGCTTGGTTTCAAGGTCATCGGGTCACTCCTGGATCATGCGGGGCTCGGCGGCCCCGCTTCGTCACGTTGCTGGGGTCGTCTACCCCGGGGTCAGAGGTCGAGCACGACCGGTCCTTCGGCCACCGACACGCACAGGCGCACCGGGGCCGGCCCTTCCACAAGGTCACCGGTCCGGCTGTCACAGACCGTGCCGCTCACCAAGACGGTGGTGCAGGTGGCACACACCCCACGTCGACACCGGTTGGGCGGCGTGAGTCCGGCGGCCTCGGCCACCTCGAGCAAGGTCCCGTCGTGGTCGGAGGTGACCCCCGATCGGGCGAAGGTGGTCCCCTCGGTCGACACGGTGTCGACCGAAGACTCCGCAGCCGGTCGCGGGTTTCGGGGAGGGGCGACGGCAACACCCGAGTACACGGCGCGGGCCGAGCGAGGGGTGAGCCAGCGCAGGTATGCGTCGGCGCCGTGGGGGGCGAAGAGTCGATCCACCAGTGCTGTCAAGACATCTCTCCTTGGTTCAAGTCCTGGGCGATCCGACCCGGCGACCAGGCCGCCGCCTTCGACAAACCGAGACCGGCCCACCTGACCAACGCATTACCGGCAGACGGCAGGCCGACTTCGTACGAGTTCAGTATACACTTGTTTACCGTATAGATCACCACTCCACTCGCCAACCCCATGCCTTCCTTGGACCCTCATGCCCAAATCGTGAACATACGTACACCGAGGGAGGTCCGGTCTACGCTCGTCCCGATGCCGTCCACCGAACGACCAGCCTCGGGACCAGCCCACCGGGGTCGATCCTCCAGCGGCTCGAGCCACCCCCGGTCCCACGACAAGGCCCGGACCCGGCGCGCTCTGCTCGACGGCGCCCTCGAGCTGCTGGCCGACCGCAGCCTCGACAACGTCGGCATACGCGAAGTCACCCGGGCCGCGGGCGTGACCCCCGCCGCCTTCTACCGTCACTTCGACCGAATGGACGACCTCGGCGTGGTCCTGGTCGACGAGGCCTTCGCCACCCTGCGCCAGCTCATGCGCGACGCCCGTGACGACGTGGTCGCCGCCGACGACATTGCCCAGCGATCGGTTGGCGTGCTGG is drawn from Microthrixaceae bacterium and contains these coding sequences:
- a CDS encoding metal-sensitive transcriptional regulator, coding for MEKDDYLKRLRRIEGQVRGIQRMIDEDTYCIDVLTQISAVTKALQSVGIGLLEEHVNHCVMNAAQQGDEAAARAKVAEATKAIERLVRS
- a CDS encoding copper-translocating P-type ATPase encodes the protein MTCASCAARVERRLNKLDGVEASVNYATELARVTAPLAISIDDLTREVEATGYQVIPPPPPVGGAAHTHPGHGGAASPTAGDVAADPQSHHAELEDRDLRQRVLISGALTLPVFLLAMVPPLQFDHWQWISLTLAAPVVAWGGWPFHKAAWVNLRHGAATMDTLISVGTLAAFGWSLYALLFTPAGDPGMRMGFDLIPSRGSGAHEIYLEVASVVIVLILSGRWFEARAKRRSGAALRALLELGAKEVAVLRRGAEVQIPVDQLVVGDRFVVRPGEKVATDGTVVDGRSALDTSLLTGEPVPVEVGVGDHVVGATVNAGGRLVVEATRVGADTALARIARMVQDAQSGKAKVQRLADRVSAVFVPVVIALSVATLGFWLGTGAPAAEAFTAAVAVLIIACPCALGLATPTALLVGTGRGAQLGVLIKGPEVLESTRAVDTIVLDKTGTVTTGRMALVSMTPAASEDDDVVIRVAGSIEDASEHPIAAAIAAAARDAGHQLAPAHDFVNHQGLGVTAGVEGRGVAAGRERFVLEQVGQAALPAELAEARDRATAEGRTVVYVAWDGAVRGALVVSDTIKPTSAEAIRRLRELGLRPVLLTGDNRAAAEAVAAEVGIEPDDVIAEVLPEDKVREVTRLQGEGRVVAMVGDGVNDAAALATADLGLAMGTGTDVAIEASDLTLVRGDLLVAVDAIALSRRTLATIKGNLFWAFAYNVAAIPLAAAGLLNPMIAGAAMAFSSVFVVSNSLRLRRFRSTISPGGTK
- a CDS encoding heavy-metal-associated domain-containing protein, translating into MSTTASYAVTGMNCQHCVDSVTKEVSKLAGVTGVQVDLAAGSVAVTSASPLDVEAVRAAVDEAGFDLATTEG
- a CDS encoding acyl-CoA desaturase is translated as MRSAEHLTPEQVEALGAELDDLRRRTVGDLGQRDRDYIDGVVGAQRRLELAGRALLFAGFLPPAWLAGTVALSLSKILDNMEVGHNVMHGQYDFLGDPELVGNHFEWDTACPAEQWRHTHNYEHHTFTTALGKDRDVGYAIIRVTPEQPWKLHNLANPLYAAALATLFQYGVMLHGIEVEKITKGDKDRTDLISQLLEVGRKFSGQSLKDYVLFPLLTGPSAPFTFGANLTANFVRNVWAFTIIFCGHFPDGVSTFTEEEAEGETRGQWYLRQMLGSANIEGSQIFDVMSGNLSYQIEHHLFPDLPAHRYAEMSVEVREICERYGLTYNSGGLVRQFGSVVRKIVRLALP
- a CDS encoding 2Fe-2S iron-sulfur cluster binding domain-containing protein; translation: MTALVDRLFAPHGADAYLRWLTPRSARAVYSGVAVAPPRNPRPAAESSVDTVSTEGTTFARSGVTSDHDGTLLEVAEAAGLTPPNRCRRGVCATCTTVLVSGTVCDSRTGDLVEGPAPVRLCVSVAEGPVVLDL
- a CDS encoding TetR family transcriptional regulator — translated: MPSTERPASGPAHRGRSSSGSSHPRSHDKARTRRALLDGALELLADRSLDNVGIREVTRAAGVTPAAFYRHFDRMDDLGVVLVDEAFATLRQLMRDARDDVVAADDIAQRSVGVLVRHIHDHRPHYRFLVREQYSALPEVRTRIRTEIRLFSTELATDLARLPVVNGWPVRDLVMLADLIVDLMVRTAQRILEAVEEAPEREPVLVEETVRQLRYLTLGATVWQPRRT